One Lachnospiraceae bacterium C1.1 genomic region harbors:
- a CDS encoding IS4 family transposase encodes MTHDKIKNLLNSAIDSVSSSVSDYAKNPAKDFSRDRKLPPGKLMRFLIAEGSSATKNELLDFFGMDTQSPSSSAFFQQREKLKPEAMKKIFDSFTGSIPSCNGSYPGYRIIAADGSTASYFSHDKYSPPDEYFISPGKSIKGAYSIHINAFQDLDSNLYTDALLQPIRHKDEFRAFCTIVDRHPVVPGSKNIYIGDRGYCSYNNMAHVIQNEQYFLFRAKDIHQKGLVGKFDFPDDETFDITVNVTLVRSQSSKVDCGDTYRRFIDAATSFDYLEYGSKDTYPISFRVVRIKLSDDSYECLVTNLPADEFPPKRLKNLYYARWGIESSFRKLKYTIGLSNFHSYKPELIMQEIWSRLIAYNLTEAMINSTVIRKAKRKHSYKVNFSVAAHICRVFLRLSAEENPIDVMALLARELIPIREDRKYSRLQTAHFRKPRYFIYRAA; translated from the coding sequence ATGACCCACGACAAAATCAAAAATCTTTTAAATTCTGCAATCGACTCTGTCTCATCTTCTGTTTCTGATTACGCTAAGAACCCTGCCAAGGATTTTTCACGTGATCGAAAACTTCCGCCCGGGAAGCTGATGCGCTTCTTGATTGCCGAAGGTTCTTCGGCTACAAAAAACGAGCTGCTTGACTTCTTTGGTATGGATACGCAATCACCGTCTTCTTCCGCGTTCTTCCAGCAACGTGAAAAACTCAAACCAGAAGCAATGAAGAAAATATTTGACAGTTTCACTGGATCAATTCCATCGTGCAATGGCAGTTACCCGGGATACCGGATTATTGCTGCAGACGGTTCCACCGCATCTTATTTCAGCCACGACAAGTATTCTCCTCCGGATGAATATTTCATCTCTCCTGGCAAATCAATCAAGGGAGCATACAGCATCCATATCAATGCTTTTCAGGACCTGGACTCCAATCTATATACGGATGCCCTCCTGCAGCCGATCCGCCATAAAGATGAGTTCCGTGCTTTCTGCACCATCGTTGACCGTCATCCCGTTGTACCCGGCTCTAAAAATATCTATATCGGCGACAGGGGCTACTGCTCTTATAACAACATGGCCCATGTCATCCAGAATGAGCAGTATTTTCTGTTCAGGGCAAAGGACATCCACCAAAAAGGCCTCGTGGGGAAGTTTGACTTTCCTGATGATGAGACATTTGATATCACCGTAAATGTCACTCTTGTGAGGAGTCAGTCCTCGAAAGTCGACTGCGGTGATACTTATCGACGCTTCATTGATGCCGCAACTTCATTTGATTACCTTGAGTATGGTTCAAAAGACACATACCCGATCTCATTCCGTGTGGTTAGAATCAAACTCTCGGATGATAGTTATGAATGCCTTGTCACTAACCTGCCTGCTGATGAGTTTCCTCCCAAACGTCTAAAAAATCTTTATTATGCCAGATGGGGCATAGAATCCTCCTTCAGGAAGCTGAAATACACCATCGGGCTGAGCAATTTCCATTCATACAAACCAGAACTTATTATGCAGGAAATCTGGAGCCGTCTTATAGCTTATAACCTGACTGAGGCGATGATAAACAGCACTGTCATCAGGAAAGCCAAGAGGAAACATTCCTACAAGGTGAATTTCAGCGTTGCTGCCCACATATGCAGGGTCTTCCTCCGCCTCTCCGCGGAGGAAAACCCAATTGATGTGATGGCGCTTCTCGCAAGAGAACTGATACCCATACGGGAGGACAGGAAATACAGCCGTCTGCAAACTGCGCATTTCCGAAAACCGCGATATTTTATTTATCGTGCCGCATAG
- a CDS encoding ADP-ribosylglycohydrolase family protein, protein MIEVERQYPNCGYGETFYRWILEPIHDPYTSWGNGSAMRTSYIGEAFEDYEIMQKTAADVASVSHNHPEGIKGAVVTATCIWMAKQ, encoded by the coding sequence ATGATTGAAGTGGAGAGGCAATATCCTAACTGTGGTTATGGCGAAACGTTCTATAGGTGGATACTCGAACCAATCCATGACCCTTACACTAGCTGGGGAAATGGTTCTGCGATGAGAACATCATATATCGGTGAAGCATTTGAAGATTATGAGATTATGCAGAAAACAGCTGCTGACGTTGCTTCTGTTTCACATAATCATCCTGAAGGTATAAAAGGGGCTGTGGTTACAGCTACCTGTATTTGGATGGCTAAACAATAA
- a CDS encoding TraX family protein, with translation MEKKLNSNHLKIIAIIAMTIDHTANLFYPSFPAQPLPIALHIIGRLTAPIMWFFIAEGYHYTHNIKKYLLRLGIFAIISHFAYCFAFGINFVPLKTGIFNQTSVMYPLFIAVLVLWLQDSEFRYKVLKHILIFVLVWSSFPADWSCIAVLAIIGIHRHRGDLKKQTLIMMLWVMLYAVVSFFFVNKVHGIIELFVILVYPLMKRYDGQRGKAKWLKWFFYIYYPAHLVVIGIIRIIMYGDTPILF, from the coding sequence ATGGAAAAGAAATTAAACTCCAATCATCTTAAAATAATAGCAATTATTGCCATGACGATAGATCATACTGCCAATTTATTCTATCCATCGTTCCCCGCACAGCCGCTTCCTATTGCGTTACATATTATAGGAAGGCTGACGGCTCCGATTATGTGGTTTTTCATCGCAGAGGGCTATCATTACACACACAACATAAAAAAGTATCTGCTTAGACTGGGCATATTTGCCATAATCTCGCATTTTGCGTACTGTTTTGCTTTTGGAATAAACTTCGTTCCACTTAAAACAGGTATCTTTAATCAGACAAGCGTCATGTACCCATTGTTTATAGCAGTGTTGGTACTGTGGCTTCAGGATTCAGAGTTCAGGTATAAAGTGCTGAAACATATCCTGATTTTTGTACTTGTATGGAGTTCTTTTCCTGCGGATTGGAGTTGTATCGCGGTGCTGGCGATCATTGGCATTCACAGACATCGCGGTGATCTAAAAAAACAAACGCTTATCATGATGCTATGGGTTATGTTGTATGCAGTAGTGTCGTTTTTCTTTGTAAATAAAGTTCACGGAATCATAGAATTGTTTGTTATCCTTGTATATCCGCTTATGAAACGTTATGACGGACAGCGAGGAAAAGCTAAATGGCTAAAATGGTTTTTCTATATTTACTATCCGGCACATCTTGTTGTTATTGGAATAATAAGAATTATTATGTATGGTGATACTCCAATATTGTTCTGA
- a CDS encoding CatA-like O-acetyltransferase, family 3 — protein MNYKVIDKGTYYRKGVFRHFTEDCKCSTSITSRIDVTELAAYSRNTGTKFYINFLFILSKVMNSREDYRMGYLWQTDELICYDVINPTQYVFHEDTETCTPVYTEYDEDYEKFYAAASHDVEAAKKTREYGLDMTNHPNWFDASYISWLSYDSLHLELPDGNPYFAPIINWGKYREENGRLVMPVTVRLNHAIADGYLVANVFRLLEQEIRCFVGL, from the coding sequence ATTAACTATAAAGTAATTGATAAAGGGACGTATTATCGAAAAGGTGTATTTCGCCACTTTACGGAAGACTGTAAGTGCTCGACCTCGATAACTTCGAGAATAGACGTAACAGAGCTCGCCGCATACTCCAGGAACACAGGGACGAAGTTTTACATCAATTTCCTGTTTATCCTTTCAAAAGTCATGAATTCACGCGAAGACTACAGAATGGGATACCTTTGGCAGACAGATGAGCTGATCTGCTATGACGTAATCAATCCTACGCAGTATGTTTTTCATGAAGATACAGAAACCTGTACGCCTGTATATACGGAATACGATGAGGACTATGAAAAGTTCTATGCTGCTGCATCGCATGATGTTGAAGCGGCAAAGAAAACAAGAGAATACGGTCTGGATATGACAAACCATCCCAACTGGTTTGATGCGTCTTATATATCTTGGCTTTCCTATGATTCACTGCATCTTGAGCTGCCCGATGGGAACCCGTATTTTGCACCGATCATCAACTGGGGAAAATATAGAGAAGAAAACGGCAGACTTGTCATGCCTGTGACCGTTCGTCTGAATCATGCGATTGCTGATGGGTATCTGGTCGCAAACGTATTTCGACTCCTGGAACAGGAAATCAGATGTTTTGTCGGGCTATAA
- a CDS encoding TetR family transcriptional regulator, giving the protein MAERTKIWIADSLRKLLSRKSIDKIRVTEICKEAEIERPTFYYHFKDKYDLMAWMIFQSAYNTDVLDLDSASAALDRMKKDCIFYKRAYEDNSQTPMWKYMHEYFVERYAHMAKQNLATDTLDTQLMYSIRLYCYGTLGMTREWVLTDNITPSRTAAQMMLESMPETLKQILYRA; this is encoded by the coding sequence ATGGCCGAAAGAACAAAGATTTGGATAGCAGACTCTCTCAGAAAACTGCTCTCCCGTAAATCAATAGACAAGATCCGGGTAACCGAGATCTGTAAGGAAGCTGAGATCGAGCGTCCTACGTTTTATTATCATTTCAAGGACAAATATGACCTGATGGCATGGATGATCTTTCAATCTGCCTACAATACAGATGTCCTTGATCTTGATTCAGCATCTGCAGCTCTGGACAGGATGAAAAAGGACTGCATTTTTTACAAAAGAGCCTACGAGGACAACTCGCAGACTCCCATGTGGAAATACATGCATGAATATTTCGTGGAGCGTTACGCTCATATGGCAAAGCAGAATCTGGCTACCGATACCCTTGACACTCAGCTCATGTACAGCATCAGGCTATACTGTTATGGAACTCTTGGAATGACAAGGGAATGGGTGCTTACCGATAACATCACCCCTTCACGGACAGCTGCACAGATGATGCTTGAATCCATGCCTGAGACACTTAAGCAAATACTCTACAGGGCATAG